A window of Acidobacteriota bacterium genomic DNA:
CAGCTTCAAATCCAAATGGTGGTTTTCCGCCGGCCACCCAGTTGGAAAGATTGACGGCTGAAGCTTGAAAAAAATCGCTGCGGAGTTTTTCCCAGACTGGTTTTTGAACAGTTCGGTCAACATCGTGATTCCCAGGCACGACAAAAAATCGTTCGGGAGGCACCTTGAGCCGGGTGAGCGTCAGGTCAAGAAACTCCGAAGCTTTTTCATATTCCGCAGGCTGTCCTGAAAACGCCAGGTCTCCGGTAAAGCACACCAGATCAACTGGTTTTCCATCTGCGACAATTTTGGAGAGGTTGTCTTCCCACTCTTTGCCAAGCACTCGACGTCGGCGCCAATCATCAGATGGTTTCTGGTGGAAGTCCGAAATATGAAAAATGCGGATGGTGTATTCGGTCATAAACCTGGAAATCCGTGAAATCAAAACAGTTGTTGGAGAAAGCTCGAAAGCGTGAAATCAAAGAAGAATGATCCGCGCTGGTTGGAAGAGAATGATCAAAGGACATTCTCAATCATTAAGGAGCAATCTGCAACAAAACTCTTTCAGAAAACGGAAAGGTGACCGATGCTCAGCTTTGCTGAAGTTGTTGTGCTCTCGCCATTGGCAAACTGGTTGCCGTGAAACCAGGCAATGGGTATCGTTCACGAAGAGAACTCCTGGCTCATATCGAGAACCTGTATTTGTGGAGAAGCCGAAATGACTCACGAAGAAATGGAACGCACGATGGGGTTTATTCTGACTCAGCAAGCCAAATTCAGCGTGGATATTGATTTGTTGAAAGAGTCTCAGGAACGACTGACTGAAAATCAGGCCAGAATGTCTGCCGACATCGGAAGGTTAACCGAAAATCAGGCCAGTATGGCTGCAAATCAGGCGAGCATGTCTGCCGACATTGCCAGTTTGATCGAACTCTCGCGGAGATCAATGGAAACGGCGGATGCCGACCGGCGGCTGGTTCGTGAGATGGTTCAAGATTTAAAGGAAATGGTTTATCGGGTTGAATCGAAGGCCGACGATGCCTTGAGACTTGCCCGGAGGAGCGATTCTCCGTCATCGGGCTCGGAGTAGCCTAAGACCAATTTGCAATAAAGCGCTCGTATCATAAAATAGTCAAATAGTTCAATCAAATAAACTTAGTACAAGTCCCCATAAATGGGGGATGGAATTTCGGTGATTCCGAATTGGCTTTCGCCCGGATGGGCGCCGGACAATAGCCGGTGGTTTGCCGCTTTGGGCACACCACCGGATCTTTGGTCCGCAGTGGTTCGCGCCCGGATGGGCGCTGGAAGCTGGTTCGGGTCCCGGTTTTCGTGGAAGTTTCGGCTGCTGGCTCACGACTCCTGTTCCAGCGCCCATCCGGGCGCGAACCCGTGATGGCGACTCTTTCCGGTGGCCGCCTGTCCAAAGCGACACTTGTCACCGGCTATTGTCCGGCGCCCATCCGGGCGAAAACCAATTTTCTCCTGGCGAGTAGTCGAATTTCATCCCCCTTTTATGGGGACTTGTACTTAGCGAACGACTGACGACTGACTACTGACTCTTATTATTTTGTGGTTCGTTCCCGATACTGCGACTGCGGTTGCAGCGTCTTGGTGGTGTGTTCGGTGACGCTGAGTGGAGGCTCTGGAAGCAGGTTCGGTTGAGCCAGGGGTCGCTCTGGCAAGGGGAGGGAATTCGATTGTACCGGAGGTGCCATGTGCAGATAGAGTTTCAACAGTCGAGACCACTGAAAGAGAAACACGCTGGCAAGACCCATAATCATCAACAATCCAATGAGAAATAACGGCACGGCTTCGCCGACCTGTCCTCGCTCCAGTAACTTGATGGCAAAGAAAAACAACAGGATCAGTGCTCCACCTCCGATCACACCAACCGTGGTTGACACATATTTCACCATCTCTGTCAGTTGATGCGATGGCACCACCATTTCGGCGGGTCTTCCCTGGAGTGACAATTGCGTTCCACACCGGTTGCAGAATTTCAGTTGGGATGGCAAATCGGTTC
This region includes:
- a CDS encoding zinc ribbon domain-containing protein, with product MYCPACGTDLPSQLKFCNRCGTQLSLQGRPAEMVVPSHQLTEMVKYVSTTVGVIGGGALILLFFFAIKLLERGQVGEAVPLFLIGLLMIMGLASVFLFQWSRLLKLYLHMAPPVQSNSLPLPERPLAQPNLLPEPPLSVTEHTTKTLQPQSQYRERTTK